Genomic segment of Panicum virgatum strain AP13 chromosome 9N, P.virgatum_v5, whole genome shotgun sequence:
ATATATGATGGCTTTTCCGTCACATTTGCAGCAGCTGTATGTTGCAGCTACCACCATATCACACTTCTTAAATGGGCAACCATACGCGAGCGACCATACATGCACCTATAGAATATCCGAACGGAATATTTGTTGTTTTCAAGTTTAGGTCGGTAATTAACTTCGTACGTGGTGGCACATCGTCCTTTTTTTTGGTTTGGAAGACATCGTCTCTGTTAGTTGCACACATGTCGGGTGCGCTAATGAGTAACACGGCGGCACGTCGGGTGCGAGGATGAGTGCAAGATCACGGGTACGCTGAATTTGCCATCCCTTTTGCGACCAAGCTACTTGACTTGCCTATAAATTCTACGGCCATGCCGTCTCCTCGTTCCTAAATCGAGCCAGAAGCAGTAGAGACCAAGCTGGGATCGATCCATGGCCGCCGCGATGGTCTCCTTCAAGGCTATTGCACTGGTTGCAGTTGCAGCACTCGTCTCCGTGCTGGGCGCCCACGCCGAGCCGAGCTACAATAACGACACCTCCGCCCGCAGGGAGCTGTACTACTCCGACGGCTCCACCCCCAGCAGCACCTGGCGGCCTGCCAGGGCCACCTGGTACGGCCGCCCCAACGGCGCCGGCCCTGACAACAATGGTATGTGCCGGAGCTAATGCTGCCGTACGTGTTGTGCGTCTGAGACCACTCTCGTCGCCGGTCGCGATGCTGATCGATCGGCACCATCTGCAGGTGGCGGCTGTGGGTACAGCGACACCAACCTGTACCCGTTCAACTCCATGACGTCGTGCGGCAACCAGCCTCTGTTCCTGGACGGCAAGGGCTGCGGCGCATGCTACCAGGTACGAGCTAGCTAGCAATGGACGGCCTGGATATATAGCAGTGACTAGTGGCACAATGCAGCTCTATCTCCACGTATACGTTCTGATCGCTCCGCCTATGATTCAGATAAAGTGCACCAGCAAGAACAACCCTgcctgctccggcgagcccaAGACGGTGATCATCACCGACGTGAACTACGACACCAAGGTCGCGCCCTACCACTTCGACCTCAGCGGCACGGCGTTCGGCGCCATGGCCAGGCCCGGGTACAACGACAAGCTCCGCAGCGCCGGCATCCTGGACATCCAGTTCCGGCGGGTGCCCTGCAGCTACAGCGGCCTGCCGGTGAGGTTCCACGTGATGGGCGGCTGCAACCCCTTCTACTTCGCGGTCATCGTGTACTACGCCGGCAGCGACGGCGCCGTGGTGCAGGTGGACCTCCAGGAGGCCAACTCCAACACGTGGCGGCCGCTCTACGAGTCCTGGGGCGCCGTCTGGAGGATCGACCCCGGACACCCGCTCAAGCCGCCCCTCTCGCTGCGCGTCCGCAGCGACTCCGGCAAGGTCCTCGTCGCCAACAACGTCATCCCGGTCAACTGGAGGGGCAACGCCGACTACCGCACCATCGCCCAGTTCCGCTGAACGCGATCACACTGAGCTGGCGGCGACAATGGATCGCTCGCTCACAGTCAGCTGCTCGGCTGATTCATTATTTTTGTATGGTCATCTCGATCATTGTGATTGCGAATTTGCAGTGGCTTTTTCTTTACGGTCGATCTTTGCGAGGTTTCTTTTGAGATTATTGTTGCTCCTACTTGCGATTTGGAGAATTATTCTAGATTACCCTTGCCGTTGTGCGTCTTcggatgcatatatatatatatatatatatatatatatatatatatatatatatatatatatatatatatatatatatatgtaggaGGCAAAGTGTGTTGTTATATATCCATGTGCACCGCTATCACAAGTGTTTACAAACTACATTCCCATTAGATTACGGGCCTCATCAATGTTTGACTTCTGAATCGGGTGTTTCAGATTATTCTAGTCTTGTACTTCGTAGATGCAAATATGAAGCTGTAACTTGCACTTCACTATCGCTTTTTAGAGCACTGCTCTGCGCTTAAACTGCAGTATGTAGCTCCCTCTCATGTTGCTCAACGTGGAAAACCACAAAGGTTGAATATACCAAGttctttcttaaaaaaaatcaatataCATCAACGTCAAAATTGTACATCAAAGTAGAATGATACAGTACATATTGGTTGAGCTAAACTGTAACGGTAAAGAGAGTAATCAAATATCAAATGTATCAACGCATGAATTTTTGAAAGTAAAGTGTATGACCTGTCTTTAATACTTCACATGTTTTGTTTAGATCCACAAATTCCTAAAATGCAGATTGAAATTATTTAGGTCCATCTTTAGAGGTCCAAATAAACGGCCCGATCTACTCCAGCTTTCTAGTGGAACCACCACATCAGACATAGGTGGGCTTGGATGGTTGTGGGCTcaacatatatatgcaaatcCACCATCTTTTTCTTATTGCCTTGCATCGAGGCAGGAGTTATTGGGCCAAAGTTGACCAACTTTGATCGGCAAAGATCTAAGAGAAAGGCAACAGAGAACATGAGAGGGATTGGCAGAGAGAAGAGGTAGCCTAGTCCTGGTGATTGAATATCGTGATTGGTTC
This window contains:
- the LOC120691771 gene encoding expansin-B2-like, translating into MAAAMVSFKAIALVAVAALVSVLGAHAEPSYNNDTSARRELYYSDGSTPSSTWRPARATWYGRPNGAGPDNNGGGCGYSDTNLYPFNSMTSCGNQPLFLDGKGCGACYQIKCTSKNNPACSGEPKTVIITDVNYDTKVAPYHFDLSGTAFGAMARPGYNDKLRSAGILDIQFRRVPCSYSGLPVRFHVMGGCNPFYFAVIVYYAGSDGAVVQVDLQEANSNTWRPLYESWGAVWRIDPGHPLKPPLSLRVRSDSGKVLVANNVIPVNWRGNADYRTIAQFR